One genomic segment of Impatiens glandulifera chromosome 6, dImpGla2.1, whole genome shotgun sequence includes these proteins:
- the LOC124942694 gene encoding shikimate O-hydroxycinnamoyltransferase has product MKIHVKESTMVVPAEQTPSRRLWNANVDLVVPSFHTPSVYFYRPNGSVNFFDSSVMKAALGRVLVPFYPMAARLARDEDGRIEIDCNGQGVLFVEAETDSIIDDFGDFAPTLELRQLIPPVDYSKEISSYPLLVLQVTYFKCGGVSLGVGMQHHVADGASGLHFVNTWSDVARGLDVSLPPFIDRTLLTARDPPQAQFDHIEYKPPPSMKTTQNNDNPPDFIPETTVSIFKLTREQLNILKGKAKEDGNTVPYSSYEMLAGHIWRCTCMARGLPEDQETKLYIATDGRFRLQPPLPVGYFGNVIFTTTPLGKAGDLQTKPTWFSAGIIHDALGKMNNDYLRSALDYLELQPDLKALVRGAHTFKCPNLGITSWARLPIHDADFGWGRPIFMGPGGIPFEGLSFVLPSPINDGSLSVAISLQTEHMKLFQKFFTDI; this is encoded by the exons ATgaagatccatgtgaaggaATCAACGATGGTGGTTCCGGCGGAGCAAACGCCGTCGCGGAGGCTCTGGAACGCGAATGTCGACCTTGTGGTTCCGAGTTTTCACACCCCGAGCGTTTATTTCTACAGACCGAACGGATCGGTTAATTTCTTCGATTCCTCGGTCATGAAGGCGGCGCTCGGTCGTGTTCTTGTGCCGTTTTATCCTATGGCGGCTAGGTTAGCTAGAGATGAGGACGGAAGAATCGAGATCGATTGTAATGGTCAAGGTGTTTTGTTCGTGGAGGCGGAAACTGATTCGATTATCGATGATTTTGGGGATTTTGCGCCCACGTTGGAACTCCGACAGCTGATTCCGCCGGTGGATTATTCAAAGGAGATCTCTTCTTATCCCCTTCTGGTTTTACAG gtgaCATATTTCAAATGTGGAGGAGTATCTCTCGGTGTCGGTATGCAACATCACGTGGCCGATGGAGCCTCCGGTCTCCATTTCGTCAACACATGGTCCGACGTTGCACGCGGACTAGACGTCTCACTCCCTCCCTTCATCGATCGAACCCTACTAACCGCTCGTGACCCACCACAAGCCCAATTCGACCACATCGAATACAAACCACCACCTTCAATGAAAACCACTCAAAACAACGACAACCCTCCCGATTTCATCCCCGAGACAACCGTTTCAATTTTCAAACTAACTCGTGAGCAACTCAACATTCTCAAAGGCAAAGCAAAGGAAGACGGTAACACAGTCCCCTATAGTTCCTACGAAATGCTCGCGGGCCATATCTGGCGTTGCACATGCATGGCCCGCGGGCTTCCGGAGGATCAAGAGACAAAGTTGTACATTGCGACTGACGGACGGTTTAGACTCCAACCGCCACTCCCGGTCGGATACTTTGGAAATGTGATCTTCACCACTACTCCTTTAGGTAAGGCAGGGGATCTTCAAACGAAACCGACTTGGTTTTCGGCTGGAATTATCCATGACGCGTTGGGGAAGATGAATAATGATTATTTGAGATCAGCTTTGGATTATTTGGAACTTCAACCGGATCTTAAAGCACTTGTTAGAGGAGCTCATACGTTTAAGTGTCCAAATTTGGGAATAACAAGTTGGGCTAGACTTCCAATTCACGATGCTGATTTCGGGTGGGGCAGACCCATATTTATGGGACCCGGAGGTATTCCGTTTGAAGGGCTTTCGTTTGTGCTTCCAAGTCCGATCAATGATGGAAGTTTGTCGGTTGCTATATCCTTGCAGACTGAGCACATGAAGCTATTCCAGAAGTTCTTCacagatatataa